In the Micromonospora narathiwatensis genome, one interval contains:
- the aspS gene encoding aspartate--tRNA ligase: MIRTHDAGSLRATDAGTTVTLAGWVARRRDHGGVIFVDLRDGSGVAQVVFREEDAHALRNEFCVKVTGEVTRRPEGNENPDLPTGEVEVTASALEVLSEAAPLPLPVDDQIEAGDDIRLKYRYLDLRRSGPAKALRLRSRANQIARKVLHERDFLEIETPTLTRSTPEGARDFLVPVRLQPGSWYALPQSPQLFKQLLMVGGMERYYQIARCYRDEDFRADRQPEFTQLDIEMSFVAEDDVIELGESIVSALWADLAGYRIPRPIPRITWHDAMSRYGSDKPDLRYGVELTELTDYLRGTEFRVFAGAIDAGGYVGAVVMPGGAAQSRKELDGWQDWAKARGARGLAYVVLDAETGEARGPVAKNLSEAHLAGLADAAGAKPGDAIFFAASSDTREAQELLGAARIEIAKRANLIDESAWAFCWVVDAPMFEKTDDGGWTAVHHPFTSPNSEWVDRFEEAPDRALAYAYDIVCNGNEIGGGSIRIHRGDVQQRVFELLGITPEEAQDKFGFLLEAFKYGPPPHGGIAFGWDRICMLLAGADSIREVIAFPKTRGGFDPLTGAPTPITGQQRAEAGVDAKPKAPTGPHAGTAGPAAPVADPT, from the coding sequence GTGATCCGTACCCATGACGCCGGCAGCCTGCGCGCGACGGACGCCGGCACCACGGTGACGCTCGCCGGGTGGGTGGCCCGCCGGCGCGACCACGGCGGCGTCATCTTCGTCGACCTGCGCGACGGCTCGGGTGTGGCCCAGGTGGTCTTCCGCGAGGAGGACGCGCACGCGCTGCGCAACGAGTTCTGCGTGAAGGTCACCGGCGAGGTGACCCGCCGCCCCGAGGGCAACGAGAACCCGGACCTGCCCACCGGCGAGGTCGAGGTCACCGCGAGCGCGCTGGAGGTGCTCTCCGAGGCGGCGCCGCTGCCGCTGCCGGTGGACGACCAGATCGAGGCCGGCGACGACATCCGGCTCAAGTACCGCTACCTGGACCTGCGCCGCAGTGGCCCGGCGAAGGCGCTGCGGCTGCGCTCGCGGGCCAACCAGATCGCCCGGAAGGTGCTGCACGAGCGGGACTTCCTGGAGATCGAGACCCCCACCCTGACCCGCTCCACCCCGGAGGGCGCCCGCGACTTCCTGGTGCCGGTGCGGCTCCAGCCGGGCAGCTGGTACGCGCTGCCGCAGTCGCCGCAGCTGTTCAAGCAGCTGCTCATGGTCGGTGGCATGGAGCGGTACTACCAGATCGCCCGCTGCTACCGGGACGAGGACTTCCGCGCCGACCGGCAGCCCGAGTTCACCCAGCTCGACATCGAGATGTCCTTCGTCGCCGAGGACGACGTCATCGAACTCGGCGAGTCGATCGTCTCGGCGCTCTGGGCGGACCTGGCCGGCTACCGGATCCCCCGGCCGATCCCGCGGATCACCTGGCACGACGCCATGTCGCGGTACGGCTCGGACAAGCCGGACCTGCGCTACGGCGTCGAGCTGACCGAGCTGACCGACTACCTGCGCGGCACCGAGTTCCGGGTGTTCGCCGGCGCGATCGACGCGGGCGGCTACGTCGGCGCGGTGGTGATGCCGGGCGGCGCGGCGCAGAGCCGCAAGGAGCTGGACGGCTGGCAGGACTGGGCCAAGGCGCGCGGCGCGCGGGGCCTGGCGTACGTGGTGCTCGACGCGGAGACCGGCGAGGCACGCGGCCCGGTGGCCAAGAACCTCTCCGAGGCGCACCTGGCCGGCCTGGCCGACGCCGCCGGCGCCAAGCCCGGCGACGCGATCTTCTTCGCCGCCAGCAGCGACACCCGGGAGGCGCAGGAACTGCTCGGCGCGGCCCGGATCGAGATCGCCAAGCGGGCCAACCTGATCGACGAGAGCGCCTGGGCGTTCTGCTGGGTGGTCGACGCGCCGATGTTCGAGAAGACGGACGATGGCGGCTGGACGGCGGTGCACCACCCGTTCACCTCGCCGAACTCGGAGTGGGTGGACCGGTTCGAGGAGGCGCCGGACCGCGCCCTGGCCTACGCGTACGACATCGTGTGCAACGGCAACGAGATCGGCGGCGGCTCCATCCGTATCCACCGGGGCGACGTGCAGCAGCGGGTCTTCGAGCTGCTCGGCATCACCCCGGAGGAGGCGCAGGACAAGTTCGGCTTCCTGCTGGAGGCGTTCAAGTACGGCCCGCCGCCGCACGGCGGCATCGCCTTCGGCTGGGACCGGATCTGCATGCTGCTCGCCGGCGCGGACTCGATCCGCGAGGTCATCGCGTTCCCGAAGACCCGGGGCGGGTTCGACCCGCTGACCGGCGCACCGACGCCGATCACCGGGCAGCAGCGCGCCGAGGCGGGCGTCGACGCCAAGCCGAAGGCGCCGACCGGGCCGCACGCCGGCACCGCCGGCCCGGCCGCGCCGGTCGCCGACCCGACCTGA
- a CDS encoding sugar nucleotide-binding protein has product MTLLVVGASGFLGAEVCRQAVAAGGRVVGTYHSAAVTVPGVAPRRLDVTDRAAVRALLTEVRPDAVISTPYRFDDWTVTADGAAHVAYAAAEVGARLVHLSSDALHGGRPAPYLDDEVPTPIYAYGAAKAAAETSVRAIDPGAVLVRTSLIVGEGSKQIALCHDALAGRATLFSDELRCPIDVSELAAAVLELVPADYAGPLNVAGPDPVSRAELGLLVARQSGLDPAGLKTTTAVAAGVQRPAEVRLDSSRAAGLLRTRLRGVTELLAP; this is encoded by the coding sequence ATGACGCTGCTGGTGGTGGGGGCGAGCGGGTTTCTCGGCGCCGAGGTCTGCCGGCAGGCGGTCGCGGCGGGCGGTCGGGTCGTCGGCACGTACCACTCGGCGGCCGTCACGGTCCCCGGGGTCGCGCCACGCCGGCTCGACGTCACCGACCGCGCCGCCGTGCGCGCGCTGCTGACCGAGGTACGCCCCGACGCCGTGATCAGCACCCCGTACCGGTTCGACGACTGGACGGTCACCGCCGACGGCGCGGCCCACGTCGCGTACGCCGCCGCCGAGGTGGGGGCGCGGCTGGTGCACCTGTCCAGCGACGCGCTGCACGGCGGGCGGCCGGCACCCTATCTCGATGACGAGGTCCCCACCCCGATCTATGCGTACGGGGCGGCGAAGGCGGCAGCGGAGACCTCGGTCCGGGCAATCGACCCGGGCGCGGTACTGGTGCGGACCTCGCTGATCGTGGGGGAGGGCAGCAAACAGATCGCGCTCTGCCACGACGCGCTCGCCGGCCGGGCGACCCTGTTCAGCGACGAGCTTCGCTGCCCGATCGACGTGTCGGAGCTGGCCGCTGCCGTGCTGGAACTGGTGCCCGCCGACTACGCCGGCCCGCTCAACGTGGCCGGGCCGGACCCGGTGAGCCGCGCCGAGCTGGGTCTCCTGGTCGCCCGGCAGTCCGGGCTCGACCCGGCTGGACTGAAGACCACGACCGCCGTCGCCGCCGGGGTGCAGCGCCCCGCCGAGGTACGCCTCGACTCCTCCCGCGCCGCCGGCCTGCTGCGTACCCGGCTGCGCGGGGTCACCGAACTCCTCGCTCCCTGA
- a CDS encoding ArsR/SmtB family transcription factor, with product MGNDERSTPRAVRLSHQQVRVLAHPLRTRLLGALRVKGPATATKLAELLGTNTGATSYHLRQLAEVGLVTEDPDLGTGRQRWWRAGHDVTNWENTDFDDDPDARAAIDWIQGNQVRHFVEHAEKWFAVQHEWSPTWRNAFGMGDIFMTIPSTRLDALKAEVWQILDRYRSEADPDEPGAEQVQIFLATLPLLADLRLAMPLPEEER from the coding sequence ATGGGGAACGACGAAAGATCCACGCCGCGCGCCGTGCGGCTCTCTCACCAGCAGGTGCGCGTCCTGGCGCACCCCCTGCGCACGCGGCTGCTCGGCGCGCTGCGGGTCAAGGGGCCGGCGACCGCCACCAAGCTCGCCGAACTGCTCGGCACCAACACCGGAGCGACCAGCTATCACCTGCGCCAGCTCGCCGAGGTCGGCCTCGTCACGGAGGACCCGGACCTCGGCACCGGCCGGCAACGCTGGTGGCGGGCCGGGCACGACGTCACCAACTGGGAGAACACCGACTTCGACGACGACCCGGACGCCCGTGCCGCGATCGACTGGATCCAGGGAAACCAGGTCCGGCACTTCGTCGAGCATGCCGAGAAGTGGTTCGCCGTCCAGCACGAGTGGTCGCCCACCTGGCGGAACGCCTTCGGGATGGGCGACATCTTCATGACCATCCCGTCGACCCGACTCGATGCGCTCAAGGCCGAGGTTTGGCAGATCCTCGACCGCTACCGCAGCGAGGCCGATCCCGACGAGCCCGGCGCGGAGCAGGTGCAGATATTCCTCGCCACCCTGCCGCTGCTGGCGGACCTGCGGCTCGCCATGCCGCTGCCCGAGGAGGAGCGATGA
- a CDS encoding MFS transporter, translating into MSALSVRQVRFRYLTLYGLRWLPSGLMMPVMILLMQERGLSLSQIGLVATAQGLVVLALELPTGGFADALGRKPVLAAAWVIGLISLVIFAVADSFWLFFLVWALQGVYRALDSGPLESWYVDATLAADPDAEYERGLGHAGTVIGLAIGAGALLGGGLVALGPVGPVSALTLPVLVAIVLHVVSLVALFVLLAETRPATGAAALRASVVEAPRMVGQAIGLLRRSRVLLALVAVELFWGFGMVTFESLLPIRLSEVVGNADRAAALLGPAGSAAWLANAAGAALTPLLLRRLGAAPAAALLRVLQGVTVVGMGLLAGPVGVLVAYLACYTVHGASNPLHMGLLHRQVDGPYRTSVISLNSMMGQPAGALGALVLTTLADRSSVSLAMLVGGVVLALAAPLYLPAWRAARNAAPAGQPSQVDQPESGDRAAAPADLDAAPAQAR; encoded by the coding sequence ATGAGCGCCCTGTCCGTACGCCAGGTCCGGTTCCGCTACCTCACCCTCTACGGCCTGCGCTGGCTGCCCAGCGGCCTGATGATGCCGGTGATGATCCTGCTGATGCAGGAGCGCGGCCTCTCGCTGTCCCAGATCGGCCTGGTCGCTACCGCGCAGGGCCTGGTCGTCCTCGCGTTGGAACTGCCCACCGGTGGCTTCGCCGACGCGCTCGGCCGCAAGCCGGTCCTCGCCGCCGCCTGGGTGATCGGCCTGATCTCGCTGGTCATCTTCGCGGTGGCCGACTCGTTCTGGCTCTTCTTCCTGGTCTGGGCGTTGCAGGGCGTCTACCGGGCGCTTGACAGCGGCCCCCTGGAGTCCTGGTACGTCGACGCCACCCTCGCCGCCGACCCCGACGCCGAGTACGAGCGCGGTCTCGGCCACGCCGGCACCGTCATCGGGCTCGCGATCGGCGCCGGCGCGCTGCTCGGCGGCGGTCTGGTCGCGCTCGGCCCGGTCGGGCCGGTCAGCGCGCTGACCCTGCCCGTGCTGGTGGCCATCGTCCTGCACGTCGTCTCGCTGGTCGCCCTGTTCGTGCTGCTGGCCGAGACCCGACCGGCCACCGGGGCCGCGGCGCTGCGCGCCTCGGTGGTCGAGGCGCCCCGGATGGTCGGACAGGCGATCGGCCTGCTGCGCCGCTCGCGGGTGCTGCTCGCCCTGGTCGCCGTCGAGCTGTTCTGGGGCTTCGGCATGGTCACCTTCGAGTCGCTGTTGCCGATCCGCCTCTCCGAGGTGGTCGGGAACGCCGACCGGGCGGCGGCGCTGCTCGGCCCGGCCGGCTCGGCGGCCTGGCTGGCCAACGCGGCCGGCGCCGCGCTCACCCCGTTGCTGCTGCGCCGGCTGGGCGCCGCGCCCGCCGCCGCGCTCCTGCGGGTGCTCCAGGGCGTGACCGTGGTCGGCATGGGCCTGCTGGCCGGCCCGGTCGGCGTGCTCGTCGCCTACCTGGCCTGCTACACCGTGCACGGCGCGTCCAACCCGCTGCACATGGGGCTGCTGCACCGGCAGGTCGACGGGCCGTACCGGACCAGTGTCATCTCGCTCAACTCGATGATGGGGCAACCGGCGGGCGCGCTCGGCGCGCTGGTGCTCACCACGCTGGCCGACCGCAGCAGCGTCAGCCTCGCCATGCTGGTCGGCGGGGTGGTGCTCGCGCTGGCCGCGCCGCTCTACCTGCCGGCCTGGCGCGCCGCCCGGAACGCCGCGCCCGCCGGTCAGCCGTCGCAGGTCGACCAGCCGGAGTCCGGTGACCGCGCCGCTGCGCCGGCTGACCTCGACGCCGCGCCGGCTCAGGCGCGCTGA
- a CDS encoding GNAT family N-acetyltransferase produces MITADQVLAGRDTLLAATGHHPYARHALWRDHDAHGWRRDGAVGWLLPESFPTTTSRPGDPRIVDWYGIHDGDRLVACGADRSRGDVGFLAGLTVATDRRGRGLGAALTAGMTRALFARYDHVALGVYTDNVGAIRLYRRLGYTDTEPRTSVHLG; encoded by the coding sequence ATGATCACTGCCGACCAGGTCCTGGCGGGGCGGGACACCCTGCTCGCCGCCACCGGTCACCACCCGTACGCCCGGCACGCGCTGTGGCGGGACCACGACGCGCACGGGTGGCGACGGGACGGGGCGGTGGGCTGGTTGCTCCCAGAGTCCTTCCCGACCACCACCTCCCGTCCCGGCGACCCGCGGATCGTCGACTGGTACGGCATCCACGACGGCGACCGCCTCGTCGCCTGCGGGGCGGACCGCAGCCGGGGCGACGTCGGCTTCCTCGCCGGTCTCACCGTGGCGACCGACCGGCGTGGGCGGGGCCTCGGCGCGGCGCTCACCGCCGGAATGACCCGCGCCCTCTTCGCCCGGTACGACCACGTGGCGCTCGGCGTCTACACCGACAACGTCGGGGCGATCCGGCTCTACCGCCGGCTCGGCTACACCGACACCGAACCCCGCACCTCGGTCCATCTCGGCTGA
- a CDS encoding GNAT family N-acetyltransferase, which translates to MSPIRSVRPAHLSGPRCLLREWVDSDAEALHALTNEPQVADRMLDEHPPSPAEVRAVLPAWRDAAGGEPRLAYHLAAVARDRLVGLGTLTVTSPEHRRGEIGYVVHPGHWGQGLGTEVAGLLLRLAFEQVGLHRVEATTRPDHPASWRVLEKVGMRREGLSRDHLFVRGRWWDSVRYAVLATDR; encoded by the coding sequence GTGAGCCCGATCCGATCCGTACGCCCGGCACACCTGTCCGGCCCGCGCTGCCTGCTGCGCGAGTGGGTGGACTCCGACGCGGAGGCGCTGCACGCGCTGACCAACGAGCCGCAGGTCGCCGACCGTATGTTGGACGAACATCCGCCCTCGCCGGCCGAGGTCCGCGCCGTCCTGCCGGCCTGGCGGGACGCGGCCGGCGGCGAGCCGCGGCTGGCGTACCACCTGGCCGCGGTCGCGCGGGACCGGCTGGTGGGCCTGGGCACGCTGACCGTGACGAGCCCGGAGCACCGGCGTGGGGAGATCGGCTACGTGGTCCACCCGGGGCACTGGGGGCAGGGCCTCGGCACCGAGGTGGCCGGCCTGCTGCTGCGCCTCGCCTTCGAACAGGTGGGCCTGCACCGGGTGGAGGCGACCACCCGACCGGACCACCCCGCCTCGTGGCGGGTGCTGGAGAAGGTCGGGATGCGGCGGGAAGGGCTCAGCCGCGACCACCTCTTCGTCCGGGGACGCTGGTGGGACTCGGTGCGATACGCCGTACTCGCCACCGACCGGTGA
- a CDS encoding replication-associated recombination protein A, translated as MQSDALFTLGEPGGAPSAPAGSAGLDGFTAAHADSPLPVRMRPASIDELVGQDHLLAPGAPLRQLVEGAAPMSVILWGPPGSGKTTIAHLVARATDRRFVAMSALTAGVKDVRAVIDTARRQRRAGGPPTVLFIDEVHRFSKTQQDSLLAAVEDRTVTLLAATTENPYFSVISPLLSRCVLLTLQALDDDAVRGLLRRAVADERGLGDALALETGAEDHLVRLAGGDVRKALTALEAAAATATALGTGRIDLATAEQAVDVAAVRYDRDGDAHYDVTSAFIKSMRGSDVDAALHWLARMLVAGEDARFVARRLVIFASEDVGMADPVALTVATAAAHAVEYVGLPEAQLNLAQAVIHLATAPKSNSATTAIGAAIADVRAGRGGPVPRALRDAHYAGARGLGHGTGYRYPHDDHRGVVTQQYAPDDLVGTDYYRPSGHGAERAVAGRLPLLRRIVRGLPAPAVREEAGTPVAVPAGRPAGAEQGNGVNEGGDDAVEEGQQ; from the coding sequence ATGCAGTCCGACGCCCTCTTCACCCTCGGCGAGCCCGGCGGAGCGCCCAGCGCCCCCGCGGGCTCCGCCGGCCTGGACGGGTTCACCGCCGCGCACGCGGACTCGCCCCTGCCCGTCCGGATGCGGCCGGCGAGCATCGACGAGCTCGTCGGGCAGGACCACCTGCTCGCCCCCGGCGCGCCGCTGCGCCAGCTGGTCGAGGGTGCGGCGCCGATGTCGGTGATCCTCTGGGGGCCACCGGGCAGCGGCAAGACGACCATCGCGCACCTGGTGGCCCGGGCCACCGACCGCCGCTTCGTGGCGATGTCCGCGCTGACGGCCGGCGTGAAGGACGTCCGCGCGGTGATCGACACCGCCCGCCGGCAGCGGCGTGCGGGCGGCCCGCCGACCGTGCTCTTCATCGACGAGGTGCACCGGTTCAGCAAGACCCAGCAGGACTCGCTGCTCGCCGCGGTGGAGGACCGGACGGTCACGCTGCTCGCGGCGACCACCGAGAATCCGTACTTCTCGGTCATCTCGCCGCTGCTGTCCCGCTGCGTGCTGCTCACCCTCCAGGCGCTGGACGACGACGCGGTGCGTGGCCTGCTGCGCCGCGCGGTCGCCGACGAGCGCGGGCTGGGCGACGCGCTTGCCCTGGAGACCGGGGCGGAGGACCATCTCGTCCGCCTCGCCGGCGGCGACGTACGCAAGGCACTGACCGCCCTGGAGGCGGCGGCCGCCACCGCCACCGCGCTCGGCACCGGGCGCATCGACCTGGCCACCGCCGAGCAGGCCGTCGACGTCGCGGCCGTCCGGTACGACCGGGACGGCGACGCCCACTACGACGTGACCAGCGCGTTCATCAAGAGCATGCGCGGCTCGGACGTGGACGCGGCGCTGCACTGGCTGGCCCGCATGCTGGTGGCCGGTGAGGACGCCCGGTTCGTCGCCCGGCGGCTGGTCATCTTCGCCAGCGAGGACGTCGGCATGGCCGATCCCGTCGCGCTCACCGTCGCCACCGCCGCCGCGCACGCCGTCGAGTACGTCGGGCTGCCCGAGGCCCAGCTCAACCTGGCCCAGGCGGTGATCCACCTGGCTACCGCCCCGAAGTCCAACTCGGCCACCACGGCGATCGGCGCGGCCATCGCCGACGTGCGCGCCGGCCGGGGCGGGCCGGTGCCGCGGGCCCTGCGCGACGCCCACTACGCCGGCGCCCGTGGTCTCGGGCACGGCACCGGCTACCGCTACCCGCACGACGACCACCGTGGCGTGGTGACCCAGCAGTACGCTCCGGACGATCTCGTCGGGACCGACTACTACCGGCCCAGCGGCCACGGCGCGGAACGCGCGGTGGCCGGCCGGCTGCCGCTGCTGCGCCGGATCGTGCGCGGGCTGCCGGCACCGGCGGTCCGCGAGGAGGCCGGCACACCGGTGGCCGTGCCCGCCGGTCGTCCGGCCGGCGCGGAGCAGGGCAACGGGGTGAACGAGGGCGGCGACGACGCCGTCGAGGAGGGTCAGCAGTGA